The genome window attttaaagctCTTCAAACACAAAAtcttctttcaattttaaagaaTGTTCATGTTTTCATCCTCAAATTCTAAAAAGATCTTCACACGTTTTAGCTCTAATTACCTACATAGCTCTTCAGTTTTTCAAATTGAGGTAACATTTTGACTTTTATGATTAAACTAAGCatgttattatttcaaattgagttttaattgattaaatcaagatttcaataaatcacttgattttaagttaattttggcttgaaaattattgaactcATAATACTAAGCTAAGATATTGtttcaaagttattttcaacttattttgaaccaattaaaattttttacacTTAATTTAACAAGTCTTTATGTAATTTTAAGGAATCggtcattttcctttttaaaatccattaagcttgatttttttgaaaagtgagATCCATataattggaaaaattaaaggtttatatctataattagatgatatttaggATGATCGATAGAGAAATTAAGGCTTAGAAATGATATTTGAGTGGTGAAATTCCTATTTCAGGAAAACTGCTAAGTTTTTAGTATAGAGGATGAAAGGCTTTGATATGTGATTTTAGAATGATTTAATTGTCTTTGTTGTTGTTTATCATGCCTTCGTATTGTGTTTGATGTTTATGTAGAGTGCCAACACATTTGGGAGCCTCCACAAGCAAGGATAAAGGCAACCAAAAGCTTACTTGAGCTTGCCGTTGAAGCAAGTTGTTAAGGTAAGTGGTCTGGTGTGCTATAATTAATGCACAAATCAGTGAGTTAAAGGGGGATTAGGTGGTCTAATAATATAATCTAAGTCTTAAGTGTAACATCCCATTTTTCAATAGTACCAAAAAAGGTGATTTTGAAACCCTGATTTTCGATGATTGAGCcagtaaataatatttacgagtctattATGgagttaaattaagtttttgtctattaattttagtgattgaataattaattaaagaaaaattactaGATTGTAAAGACTAAAACTTCATCACCATTAATcagtattaattaaaatgtatgattaatgttttttaaggattgaaatggtaattttccatttttaaattagtGGAAGGTTTctacttaattttataatataatttagcTAAAGGTTAAGTTaacaaattagttaaaatatattaaacataaaactTAAGTGGATGGCTATTTGgatttatcatcttttcttcctCACTTAATCCAACCACCATTATTGTTAGCTTGAGGAATTTGGTCACTCTTCCTTACCTTGCATGGTGAGTAGTTGAAACCcgattttcatgatttttatgtttttgagatgttgtagcttaatctagctaacctagGGACTATTCCATAAAACTGTTAAGGTTTTGAAACTTTCCATTAATGGTTTTTACATGTTCTTggtgttaaatgatgaattcgtaaacttgttgttaattaggactattttgtaaaggaatttttgttagttttgagtttagggactaatgtgaaaatatgtaaaattttgcATGTAAATGCTATAAAATTCCAAGTGTTTGAAGGCTGATTTAGaatgatattataattaattttgtgtaCTAGGGATTAAATGTGACAATTTAATAGTTTCAGTTTTAGTTTCTAAATTAACAAAGTGTAAAAGCTCAGGgaacatttataaaataaaatttatgagtcATATGCATAAAAATGAGTATGATAAtgtatttgaaattgataaatttaatttaactattatatagatcaagaattgaaccaTACAGAGAAAAACCggggaaaagggaaaattgcaGAATTGTCGCTAGAAATCAGGTCATTAACCAAATatattaggtaagttcatattgTATTAAAATGCATTTGTAGATTTTATTTGCCGTAGaatcttgaaaatataatttgtaaatGTTATGCGATGAGATCAATTTGTTATAAACGAAAGCTAAGGTGAGTACGAACTAAATCGTGAACTTTGAATAttgtgaaatatgaatgatatgATTTCTGaatgaatatgaattattgCAATATATGCATTGCTTATCTAGAATTGTCTCTGATTTGTAAATGTGATGAGTTCTACTAAATGCCCGTTTGAACATAGTAAATGATTAGGATATGATTGGCATGCTAATAAGGTTAGAATACGCGCTTCTACGGgattgcactttggtgcctctgTTTACACTTTGGCGTCTTTGGTTGCACTACAGTGCACATATTTGCACAATCGTGCCTCTTTTAGAACTACAGTGTCTCTGTATAGCATTACGATGCTCTCTAATGTGGTTTAGTTATCCGAGTGTCCAGTGATGTTACTATAGTTTATCGGGTTAGATAAAAATgagattaattataaaaaaaggtgAATGAAACTAAATGAGTATATACAAAGGATTTTTTATTGAGTAAACATCATCTATCTTGAtagaatgtgtatatatattatccTGATTGAATTCACGGTGAATATGATTTATGTGATGATTTAATCTTATGCAAATCTCACCTATTTCATAAATTGAATGTCAGGTTACTTTAAGTTAggtgtttaaattaaattaatttagtgaggtAAGTTGGTTTAGATTtaactatgaacttactaagcaaaATAAGCTTACTTTCTTCATTTCTTGTTTTATGTAGTTAACGTTGTGAGGAACTAGGCAGACGGATCAACTTCCAGgctcacactatcaagcttCTTTCTTGGTAGATTTTGACtcgttattttgattttgtggcatgtatatagggtaTTTTGGGTTGGTGAATTTCAAGTCTTAGGGTGCAACTTTAATGTGTTTAAAGGTTGATATGTAATATGTTAAATCATTTGTGCTTACTTGGTAGCGCACAAGTTGAACCCTTCAATGATATGGTCTAGAAGGCTAAGGTAGTAGAGGAAACACAGGTTGAGCCACCGAGATCAGTTGTGACAGAGTTCAAAAAGAGGGGTTCTAATTAATCTGGAGCATCGGGACGACCTTCAAAGAGAGGTTGTGAGTCATAGAGTTTGGGTAGGAGTACTCAACAAGGATTCTGATCAGGTCAATCCAGGAACTAGGGTAGTGATGGAGGTTTGACGGGAGGTTTAGGATTTCAGTTTTGTGGGCACGGTAATCGTAGGCATCCGAGAGAGTGTTGGAAAAGGACTAgatcttgttttttatttggttcaaaGGACCATCTGTTGAGGGATTGTCCGGAGAGGGCTTACGTGTCCTAGACATAGAGTTTTATGTTCACATTTGCTAGAGGTTGAGGTCGTGGTTGTAGAGGTACTGGGAGATTGATTGGACAGAGGACCGTTGCCCAGATTATAATTGTACAGACCGACTCCAGAGGTCTAACTCGTTTATATGCTATTAGGGAACCACAAGATCGAGAGACAATAGATGTGATCGTAGGTACTTTCACTCTACGTTCTATTCTTTATTTTCGTTGATTGATTTTGGTTCTACACACTTATATATTCTGAGTGACCTAGCTAGTGAGTTGGGTATTCTGGTAGATATTATCATTTTAGGTGTGACTGTTATGAGTTTGTTGGGCGAAAATGTTTTGGTGAATAGGGTATACCATAGGTGTCTTCTGATGATTCAAGGGTATGTTTTTCCTGTAGATCTGATAGAGTTGTCATTCCATGGTTTCAATGTGATACTTAGTGAATAAGCATACGTAGCTTATGTGCTAAATTTGAGGACCAGTGAGTTGAGAGTTTAGGATATTTGTACCGTAAGGAATTTTCCTGATGTTATTTTCTAAAGAGCTACCCAATTTGCCACCAAATTGGGAAGTAGAACTCAATGAGTTGAAGATCCAGTTGCAAGATTTGTTGGATCTAGGATTTATCCGACAAAGTGTGTCTCCTTAGGGTGCATCGATATTGTTTTTGAAGAAGAAGGATGGTACTTTGAGGTAGTGCATCAATTAACgacaactaaataagttgacCATCAAGAACAAGTATCATTTGTCCTGGATTGACAACTTGTTTGATTAGTTTAGAGGTGTAAttatgttttcaaagattgatttgagattcGGTTATTATCAACTCAATGTGATGGAATCTAATATTATGAATATTGCGTTTAGGATCCAgtatggtcactatgaattCTTGGTCATGCCATTCGGGTTGACTAATGCCCTTGCAGTTGATAAGTCTAAATTAGATAGGTTTATTTAGAaccattttacttaaaatttatgcaaattatgAGCATGTAGATAgctaattgtttaattttagttcatattGAAACATTGGAcataatttaagtaaattttgtaattttacataattaggtgttaattttacataatttaactGAACTATGCTACATGAAAATTCATTGTGAAAATGTTGCAGTTTGGAccattaaaattacttaacgTTGGGAGTAAGCAAGGGAACACATGCAAGTGAGCTACCTATCCAATATTATGGACagtaaatttgattaattatgcTCATAAAAATTGCCTTGACCTAACTTGGAAGATGGTTGTTAAAGAGAATGATTTTGCTTTCTAATTGGTTTGCCAAACTGTCCTAAAGGGGGAAGAGAAGCCCAAATTTAGCAAGACATCAAGAGCAACCCAAAATCAGCGttggaataattaaaatgaaggtccctacatttataaaaaatcacaaattagCCCCCAAAAAATGCCTTGATTGCCATCCAACCCCATGCCATGAATCAAGGAAGAATCTGTCAAAAAGTCAAGTAACCATCAACCCCTCATCCCACAAATCATGGTCGGCTATGATTAGGAGATTCTCAAGGGATGTGCATGCCATTTTTCTCAAACTCCCAAGATCTCCCTCAAGTATAAATAACCCTTCCATTCACCTTTCATCTCATCCCACATATCCCTCAACACTAATCATTCTCtcatctttctcttctctcttccACGCCTAAAGCTCTAcatctttccatttcttttagCTAGAATTTCCTTGAGAAAAACTCTCTTGTTCGACCACCTTGAGGAGCGATTTGCAAAGGAGCAACCACAAGAATTGGAGGACGCCACCACGATCAGTCTTTAGGAAATCACCGAATTCATCAAGAGAttcttctttatttatctttaaattattcTTATGTATTCAAAATGATtgcaaattgtttaatttttttccatcaaTGATGATGAGTTAATTTGTTTTAGCTAGAATAATTATAATGATTTGATTAAActcatttgattcatgtttaattaaaatcattcatgttattcatgcattaaaatatgtttggatGCATTAGAATCAATTGCTTACTCCTAATCAGATGGTGATTAATGGACACAATAATTGGaaggtgcatgcttaatttatatTCGACCCAGAATAAATCAAATGTTCGTAATAATTCGAGAGAAcattattaccttgcataaatttaggtttatgtgattaaattgttttaaacctAACTCATCCCtattacttcaaataaattctaaggaatccttagttaaatatgaacatagatatatacatgtttttctaagtataaGACTTCGAAAGAACTTATATGATATTCAGAGTTAATGAATGATTGAGTTGCCAAGGAATATTTTTCCGCGATATTGTTGAACATGATAAAGAATGAATTGATTCAAGTGTTGTAATTGTTCtagcttattcatgttattgttattaaaactTGTCATTTgcattaatttaattctaacatCCATCACCTTATAAATATTGTGTTTTCCTTAACCAACTTGTGAacattaattttacaattatcgATTTAAACACAATCCCTGTGGACACGATACTCTctttacttattacttgataatgattGTGTATGCTTGGACATTTCGTTGCAAACCAGTAATgttcatggatctgatgaaccgtGTCTTCTGCTCGTATCTAAATCAGCTCGTACTTGTCTTTATAGATGAAATTCTTGTGTATTCTCGAACCGAGGATGATCATGATGCATATCTATGGATTGTTCTTCAAATCTTGTGAGAGAAGCAGTTGTATGCTAAGTTGAGAAAGTGTGAATTATTGTTGAGAGAGTTGATGTTGTTAGGGCATGTGGTGTCTTCTGAGTGGAAACATTTGAATAGCGTCATAAAGGTTTGAAGTTTCTTGGGGTTAGCATATGTCTCGAGACAGTTGAAGCCACATGAGTGTAATTACCCAACCTATGATTTTGAGTTAGCTGCAGTGGTCTTTGTGTTAAAGATTTGGTGGCATTATCTGTATGACGAGAGGTGTATCCTTTACACCGGTTAGAAGAATCTTAAGCATTTCCTCATGCAAAAGGAGTTGAACTAGAGACAGAGACGTTCGATTGAGCTACTAAATGACTACGGTTGTGTGATTGAGTGTCATCTCAGCAAAGCGAGTGTTGTTGCTAATGCCTTGAGCCAGAAATCGATGGTTGAGCTGCTAGAGATGTTTGCATGTCTTAGTGTGACTGATGATGGTGGCCTATTGGTTGAACCTCAAGTGAAGTTGACCTTTTCGCAATATATCAATGAGAGGTACTTGGTTGATGACAGTTCAGTGAGGATGAGTCGACAGGTTGAAGAAGGTAGTGGTGGAAACTTTGAGTTGAATTCTGATCGTATTTTGAGTTTTTGAGGTGACTGTGTGTGCCTATTGTTTTGGAGCTTAGGCATGTGATTCTTACCGAGGAGCATACTAGCCCATATGCTATGTATCTCGGTCGTAATAAGATGTATTGGGATCTATTGGAGTTGTATTGGTGGCTTAGTTTGAAGCAGGATGTGACAAATTTTGTGGCGAGGTGTTTGGTTTTTCAGAGGGTTAAGGCGGAGCATCAACATCTTTATGGTTTGCTTCAGCCGCTTAAGATACTGAAGTAGAAATTAGAGAGAGCTACGATAGAATTTGTCTCAAGTTTACCTCTAACCTCGACTAAGTAGGACTTTGTTTGGGTGATTTTCGATCGGTTTTTGAAGAGTATCATTTCCTTGTTGTACGTACAAATTATTCGTTGCAAAAGTTAGTCAAGTTGTGCATAATTGAGATTGTTCAACTTCATGGTGTACCAATTTCCATCATTTATGATAGTGATTAGTGTTTTACTTCAAGTTTTGGAGGAGTCTACAAGAAGCTTTAGGGTTGACGCTTAGTTTCAATAGGACTTATCATGCTCCAACCAATGGTCAGTCAGATAGGGTAATTCAAATACTCGAAGACATGTTGTGCAGTTACGTCATCAAGTTCAGTGGTTTTTGGGAATGGTATCTGCCTTTAGTCGAGTTCGCCTACAATAAAAACTATCATATAAGTATTCAGATGACACCATTTGAGGCGTTGTATGATAGGAAGTGTCGAACTCCGCTATGTTGGTCCAAGTTGGATAAGAGACAAATTGTTCATCCGGATCTGATTCGTAAGACGGAAGAGAAGGTGAAACTGATTTGTGATCGATTGATGGCTGCTTCTGATAGGAAAAAATCTTATGTAGATCTAAAATGCTATGATATCGAGTTTCAGGTTGGGGACAGAATGTTCCTTAAGGTTTCAACTTGGAAGAAGGTCTTAAGGTTCAGTCGTAAAGGTAAGTTGAGTCCAAGACTAGTTAGACCTTATGAGGTTATCGAGAGGATTGGACCGATAGCTTATTGACTCAGGTTACCGGCTAAACTTGAGCGTATACATGACGTGTTTCAAGTGTCCATGTTGCGAAAATATCGATCTGATCAGTCGCATGTAGTTCTTATTAAAAAGATGAAGGTTCTACCTGATTTGACATATGAGGAAGAATCGATTAAGATTCTAGCACGTAAGATGAAGGTATTGTAGAATAAGAGCATACATCTAGTTAAGGTTTTGTGGTGTAATCACAAAATTGAAGAAGTTACTTAGGAGGCTAAGGACGCAATGAGACATCAATATCCCTATGTATTTGGTTCAGGTAATTTCGAGGGTGAAATTGTTTTTAGTGGGAGagagttgtcacatcccaaaaatcaggTTAGTAGAATTAGGTTAGTAAATCGGGGGTTAGTGAACCGAAAACTGTAATTAAGTtagataattaaaatcattaggaataaataaaataaaatattaaaataattagaattttatatttaactttagaaattaaaataaaatttccaggaattaatttggttaaaatagatttttaaaatgagatcgaatttgaaaataattgagaaaatagtttaattgaaaattaaggaTCTCTTTGGAAAGGGAGGAAACTCGAGGTGGTTAAATGGGCAATTGcgcaatttttaaaaattggtttcCTATTTAACAACCCCCACCATCTCCTTCCCTCCCATTCGACTTCTCATTCAAAAATTTCCTATAAACCAAGTTAAAGTTTTTCTCCCGAAATTAGCTCATCCTCAAATTCTCAAAAGATCTTCACACGTTTTAGCTAAAATTAACTCCATAGCTCATCGATTTTGTCAAATTGAGGTAACATTCtaactttttatgattaaactaagtatgttattatttcaaattgattttaattgattaaatcaagatttcaaaagatcacttaatttaagttaatttttggcttgaaaatggtagatttCGCAATAAGTTAAGTTACtatttcaaagttattttcaacttattttgaTGCAATTAAAAGGTTTTTACACCTAATTTAACAAGTCTTTAAGTTATTTTAAGGAATTGGACGATTTTCCCTCTTTAAAGTTCATTAAGCTTGATTTTTCTGGAAAAGTGAGATTCGTGTAATTagacaaaattaaagttttctatatgtaattagatgatatttaggATGATCGAAAGCGAAATTAAGTCTTAGAAATAAGGTTTGAGTGGCGAAATTGCTATTTCGGCAAAACTAACTAAGTTTTTTGTATAGAGGATGATAGGCTTTGATATGTGATTTTAGAATGATTTAATTGTGTTTCCTACTATTTGTAATGCCTTTGTATTGTATTTGATGTGTATGTAAACTGCCAACTCATTTGGGAGCCTCTACAGGCAAGGATAAAGGCAAACAAAATCTTACTTGAGCTTTGTCATTGAAACAAGTTGCTAATG of Gossypium raimondii isolate GPD5lz chromosome 3, ASM2569854v1, whole genome shotgun sequence contains these proteins:
- the LOC128039938 gene encoding uncharacterized protein LOC128039938; this translates as MTPFEALYDRKCRTPLCWSKLDKRQIVHPDLIRKTEEKVKLICDRLMAASDRKKSYVDLKCYDIEFQVGDRMFLKVSTWKKVLRFSRKVSMLRKYRSDQSHVVLIKKMKVLPDLTYEEESIKILARKMKVL